The window GGGGAGGCCGCCCAGCAGCCGGTGGAGGTCATCCCCACCGGATCCCTGGCCCTGGATCTCGCCCTGGGGGTCGGCGGGATCCCCCGCGGGCGGATCACAGAGATCTACGGCCCGGAGGCCTCCGGGAAGACCACCCTCTGCCTTCATGTGATCGCGGAGGCCCAGAAGCGAGGGGGGATCGCGGCCTTCATCGACATGGAGCACGCCCTGGACCCTCAATACGCCCAACGGTGCGGCGTGGACGTGGACAACCTCTACATCGCCCAGCCGGACACCGGGGAGCAGGCCCTGGAGATCGCGGAGACGTTGATTCGCAGCGGAGCGGTGGACGTCGTGGTGGTGGACTCGGTGGCCGCGCTGGTGCCGCGGGCGGAGATCGAGGGGGAGATGGGCGACGCCCACGTGGGGCTTCAGGCCCGCTTGATGAGCCAGGCCCTGCGCAAGCTCGCCGGGGCCATCCGCCAGTCCAACACCGCCATGCTCTTCACCAACCAGCTCCGGATGAAGATCGGCACCATGTTCGGCAACCCGGAGACCACCACGGGCGGCATGGCTCTGAAGTTCTACGCCTCCGTCCGCCTGGAGATCCGCCGCCTGCAGAACCTCAAGGCCGGCGGCGAGATCATCGGGAGCCGGGTTCGGGTCCGGGTGACCAAGAACAAGGTGGCCCCACCCTTCCGGGAGGCCGAGTTCGACATCCTCTACAATGAGGGGATCAGCAAAGCGGGGGATATCCTGGATCTGGCGACTGAGCTCGGGCTGATCACCAAGCGGGGCACTTTCTTCATGTATGGGGACACCCGCCTGGGCCAGGGGCGGGAGAACGCCCGGGAGTTCCTGAAGGCCCACCCCGAGCTGATGGAGGAGCTGGAGCAACGGATCCGGGAGAACGCCGCCCGCGCCGCCTCCCTGAAACGCCTGGGGGTGAGCGCGGAGGCGCCCGAGGAGGCGGCGCCGATCCCGGAGCTGGAGTGAGCGGCCTCCCGCTTCCCCCTTCCCATGGGCGGTCGGATCACGCGGCTTCAGGCTTTAAAGAGCGGCCGGGTAGCGGTGTATCTGGACGGCCGCCGGGCCTTCGTCCTGACGGCCCTGGAGGCCGCCCGGCTGCGGCCGGGCCAGGTGCTCTCCGACGAGGAGATCGCTCAGCTGCAGGAGCGGGATCGTCTGGAACAGGCCCACGAAGCCGCCCTCCGGTTCCTGAGCTACCGCCCGCGGAGCGAACGGGAGGTCGGCGATTATCTCCGCCAGAAAGGATTTGACGCCGCCACGGTGGAGGCGGAACTCGAGCGGCTCCGTCGGGCCGGGCTGGTGGATGATTACGCCTTCGCCCGGTTCTGGGTGGAGAACCGAACCGCCTTCCGGCCACGGGGTCGGCGAGCCTTGCAGGCGGAGCTCCGACGCAAGGGCGTCCCCCCCGACGTCATCCGGGAGGTCCTCCGAGAGAGCGCCCCGGATGAACGGTCGCTGGCCCTGCGACTGGCCCGGGAGCGAGCCCGACGTCTGCAAGGCCTGGACCCCCGGACCCTCCGGCGGCGGCTGGCCGGCTACCTGAGCCGTCGGGGGTTCGACGGGGAACTGGTGATGGAAGTCCTTCGCGCTCTGGATATCGAAAGCGAGGAGGAAGAAGCGCCGGAAGGGTAGGCGGGAACCCCCGCTGCCCGCCGGATCCGGACAGGGGGAACATCCCCCTCTCGTTAGATCCTTTCCATCACAGGATCGGCCATGGAGCAAATCATCTGGATCCCGCTCGCCGTGATTGGGTTGATCGGCGGCGGTGCGCTGGGATGGTTCCTGGGGAAGCAACAGGTTCGGGGACAGCTCCGCAGGGAGATCGAGGCCGCTCAACAGGAAGCGCAGCGTCTGGTGGAGGAGGCCAAACAGCAGGCCGCTCAGCTCCTGCTTCAGGCAAAGGACGAGTCCCTGCGCTTGCGGGAGGCCACCGAGGCCGAGCTTCGCAAGTGGCGGGCCGATCTCCGCAAGGAGGAGGAGCGGCTGCGCCACCGGCGGGAGGAGCTCGACCGCCGGGCTGAGCGTCTGGAGAAGCAGGAGCGTCGCCTGAACGAGCGACAGGCGGAGCTGGAACGGCAGGCCGCGCAGCTGCAGGCCGCCGTCGCCCGGCTGGAGGAGGAACGCCGGGCGGCCCTGGAGCAGGTCGCCGGGATGACCGCCGAGCAGGCCCGTCAGGTCCTGCTGGAGATGGTCGAGAAGGAAGCCCGGGAGGACATGGCCCGCCTCTACCGGCAGATCGAGGCCGAGGCCCGGCTCCAGGCCGAGGAACGCGCCCGGGAGATCATCGCCACGGCCATCCAGCGCATCGCCAGCGAACAGGTCGCTGAGCTGACCGTCTCAGTGGTGCCCCTGCCCAACGACGAGATGAAGGGGCGCATCATCGGGCGGAACGGCCGTAACATCCGAGCTCTGGAGAAGATCACCGGAGTTGAGATCATCGTGGATGACACCCCCGAGGCCATCACCCTCTCCTCCCATGATCCGGTGCGCCGGGAGGTCGCCCGCATCGCCCTCACCCGCCTCATCCAGGATGGGCGGATCCATCCGGCGCGGATCGAGAAGGTGGTGGCCGAGGCCCGCGAGGAGGTGGAGCGGATCATCTGGGAGGAGGGGCAGCAGGCCGCCGCCGCCGCCGGCGTCACCGGCCTGCACCCCGAGCTCATCCGTCTCCTCGGGCGCCTGAAGTTCCGCACCAGCTACGGCCAGAACCAGCTGCACCACGCGGTGGAGGTGGCCTGGCTGGCCGGCATGATCGCCGCCGAGCTGGGGGCGGACGTGCGGATCGCCCGCATGGGCGGGCTGCTGCACGACATCGGCAAGGCGGTGGATCACCAGGTGGAGGGCACCCACGCCCTGATCGGGGCGGAGCTGGCCCGCCGCTACGGCGTGCCCCCCAAGGTGGTCAACTGCATCGCCAGCCATCACCACGAGGTGCCCCAGGAGTGCATCGAGGCGGTGATCGTGGAGGCCGCCGACGCCATCTCCGGTGCCCGGCCCGGCGCCCGCCGGGAGACCCTCGAGATGTATCTCAAGCGGATCCAGGAGCTGGAGAACCTGGCCCGCTCCTACCCGGGCGTCGCCGAATGCTACGCCATCCAGGCCGGGCGGGAGATCCGCATCATCGTCAAGCCGGAGGAGGTGGACGACCTGGCCATCATCCGGATGTCCCGGGAGATCGCCCGCAAGATCGAGGAGACCATGCAATACCCGGGCCAGATCAAGGTCACCGTGATCCGGGAGACCCGGGCGGTGGAGATCGCCCGCTGAGCCCGGGCCGCGCCGGAGGGATCTTCCAGGATCTGCCGCGCTCTGGATCTCAGCCGGAAAGGAGTGTGCGCATATGGCCAAGAAACGACGGGTTCGCACAACCCCTGTGGCCCCGCGGGGCGCCCCAGCGCCCGCGCCCGCGCGAGAGGCCGTGCCCTCGCCGGCGGCTCCCCCGCCGTCCCGCCGGCCGACCTCCAGCCTGTCCAATTACGACTACAGCTACGTGCGGCGGGATCTGCGCCGCATCGGCGTCCTGGCCGGGGTGCTCCTCGGCGCCCAGATCGCCCTCGCCTTCCTTCTGCCTCATCTGTTGAGGTGAGCGCCATGGCCCGACGCGCCCCCGCTCTCCCCGTGCCGTCCCGGAGCCGCCGGCGCCCTCGCCCGGTGCGCCGGGACGGCTTCCTCAAAACAAGCCTGGACAACGGCCTCACCGTGGTGCTGAAGGAGCAGCATCACGCGCCGGTGGTGACCTTCTGGATCTGGTATCGGGTGGGCAGCCGGGATGAGCCCACCGGCCTCACCGGCATCTCTCACTGGGTGGAGCACATGCTCTTCAAGGGCACCCCCACTTACC is drawn from Thermoflexus hugenholtzii and contains these coding sequences:
- the recA gene encoding recombinase RecA, with the protein product MTKDARLKALETAVLTLTKRFGEGTIMRLGEAAQQPVEVIPTGSLALDLALGVGGIPRGRITEIYGPEASGKTTLCLHVIAEAQKRGGIAAFIDMEHALDPQYAQRCGVDVDNLYIAQPDTGEQALEIAETLIRSGAVDVVVVDSVAALVPRAEIEGEMGDAHVGLQARLMSQALRKLAGAIRQSNTAMLFTNQLRMKIGTMFGNPETTTGGMALKFYASVRLEIRRLQNLKAGGEIIGSRVRVRVTKNKVAPPFREAEFDILYNEGISKAGDILDLATELGLITKRGTFFMYGDTRLGQGRENAREFLKAHPELMEELEQRIRENAARAASLKRLGVSAEAPEEAAPIPELE
- a CDS encoding regulatory protein RecX — its product is MGGRITRLQALKSGRVAVYLDGRRAFVLTALEAARLRPGQVLSDEEIAQLQERDRLEQAHEAALRFLSYRPRSEREVGDYLRQKGFDAATVEAELERLRRAGLVDDYAFARFWVENRTAFRPRGRRALQAELRRKGVPPDVIREVLRESAPDERSLALRLARERARRLQGLDPRTLRRRLAGYLSRRGFDGELVMEVLRALDIESEEEEAPEG
- the rny gene encoding ribonuclease Y, with the translated sequence MEQIIWIPLAVIGLIGGGALGWFLGKQQVRGQLRREIEAAQQEAQRLVEEAKQQAAQLLLQAKDESLRLREATEAELRKWRADLRKEEERLRHRREELDRRAERLEKQERRLNERQAELERQAAQLQAAVARLEEERRAALEQVAGMTAEQARQVLLEMVEKEAREDMARLYRQIEAEARLQAEERAREIIATAIQRIASEQVAELTVSVVPLPNDEMKGRIIGRNGRNIRALEKITGVEIIVDDTPEAITLSSHDPVRREVARIALTRLIQDGRIHPARIEKVVAEAREEVERIIWEEGQQAAAAAGVTGLHPELIRLLGRLKFRTSYGQNQLHHAVEVAWLAGMIAAELGADVRIARMGGLLHDIGKAVDHQVEGTHALIGAELARRYGVPPKVVNCIASHHHEVPQECIEAVIVEAADAISGARPGARRETLEMYLKRIQELENLARSYPGVAECYAIQAGREIRIIVKPEEVDDLAIIRMSREIARKIEETMQYPGQIKVTVIRETRAVEIAR